A single bacterium DNA region contains:
- a CDS encoding FtsX-like permease family protein — protein MKYLKLILSNLKRKKLRTTLTALSILVAFVLFGFLAAVRVAFNQGVDVAGVDRLVVRHKVSIIQFLPESYEDRMHQIEGVDLAVHATWFGGIYQKPSNFFAQMPVEPEPFLDMFPEYILEPGEKQAWLSTRTGAIVGRVTAERFGWKVGDRIPIQATIWSKKDGTRAWEFDLVGIFEGAEKGTDTSQFFFRHDYFEEARAWGDGNVGWYWVRVEDPDQAAQVAQAIDTEFANSPAETKAEPEGAFVQGFANQVGNIARILMAILGAVFFTILLIAGNTMAQTVRERISELAVLKAVGFTDRGVLGLVLGESCLLAGIGGLLGLAVAWALITFKGDPTGGAFPVFYFPLSDVALGVFLVLGVGIAAGILPSLQAQRLRIADALRR, from the coding sequence ATGAAATACCTCAAGCTGATCCTGAGCAACCTGAAGCGCAAGAAGCTGCGCACGACTTTGACCGCGCTTTCAATCCTGGTGGCATTCGTGCTTTTCGGTTTCCTGGCCGCGGTGCGGGTCGCCTTCAACCAGGGCGTGGACGTTGCGGGCGTCGACCGCTTGGTCGTGCGCCACAAGGTCTCGATCATCCAGTTTCTGCCCGAGAGCTATGAGGACCGCATGCACCAGATCGAAGGAGTCGATCTGGCGGTTCACGCGACCTGGTTCGGGGGCATCTACCAGAAGCCCTCGAATTTCTTCGCGCAGATGCCGGTCGAGCCGGAACCTTTTCTGGACATGTTTCCGGAGTACATTCTCGAGCCCGGAGAGAAACAGGCGTGGCTCTCGACCCGGACCGGCGCCATCGTGGGCCGGGTGACGGCCGAGCGTTTCGGCTGGAAGGTCGGCGACCGAATCCCGATTCAGGCCACCATCTGGAGCAAGAAGGACGGTACCCGGGCCTGGGAGTTCGATCTGGTGGGTATCTTCGAGGGTGCCGAGAAGGGTACCGACACCAGTCAGTTCTTCTTCCGCCACGACTACTTCGAAGAAGCCCGGGCCTGGGGCGACGGCAACGTCGGTTGGTACTGGGTTCGGGTCGAGGATCCGGACCAAGCGGCCCAGGTCGCTCAGGCGATTGACACCGAGTTCGCCAACTCGCCGGCCGAGACCAAGGCCGAGCCCGAAGGCGCCTTTGTTCAGGGCTTTGCCAATCAGGTCGGCAACATCGCCAGGATCCTGATGGCGATTCTGGGTGCCGTTTTCTTCACGATCTTGTTGATCGCCGGCAACACCATGGCGCAGACGGTGCGTGAGCGAATCAGCGAGCTGGCCGTGCTCAAGGCCGTGGGCTTCACCGACCGCGGCGTGCTCGGACTCGTGCTCGGCGAATCATGTCTCTTGGCCGGAATCGGGGGTCTGTTGGGTCTGGCGGTGGCCTGGGCCTTGATCACCTTCAAGGGCGACCCCACAGGAGGCGCGTTTCCGGTGTTCTACTTCCCCCTGTCCGACGTCGCGCTGGGCGTCTTCCTGGTTCTTGGGGTCGGCATCGCGGCCGGGATCCTGCCGTCGCTGCAAGCTCAACGGCTACGAATCGCAGACGCTCTGAGGAGGTAG